A part of Citrifermentans bremense genomic DNA contains:
- a CDS encoding tetratricopeptide repeat protein, translated as MTKKCLALLSLTLLINACASERATGTVPSAGLEAVAAPSAGAGEGRTMYLFALARLRATEGDQDAALALLRQALESDPGSAFLHTAAAQILMQQNKPEEALAESQAAIKIDPASVQAQLLSGNILMTMQREKEAIPYFKKVMELDPDKEEVYLHVAIYYLKSFEYEQAVDTLKGLVKASPDSALGYYYLAKTYEQMRLPREALGYYKKALDLKPDFEQALIEMGISQETQGLITDAIESYKGLLDINPANANVVQHLAQLYIQQKRLPEALALLQDKGGKTLENSRKIGLLLLELERYDEAVKTFQEILDVEPAAQQVRFYLATAYEEKEDADQAIAEFQKIPKDSPYYLDAAGHLAYLYKEKGTPEKGVALLKEEIKDQPERVEPYLHLAGLYETMERYREGVDTLKSMDAKLQSDPRVLFRLGILYDKLGEKEQSVAMMKRVIAANPNDANALNYLGYTYAEMGVNLEEALSYLKKAVELKPDDGFILDSLGWTYFKLKRYNDAVSQLERAAELSEGDATVLGHLADAYCASRAYKKALPLYRKLQKLEPERNAEFAEKIRHCRQESGEK; from the coding sequence ATGACCAAGAAGTGTCTAGCGCTCCTTTCCCTCACATTGTTAATTAACGCCTGCGCCAGCGAGCGTGCCACCGGCACGGTCCCTTCGGCCGGGCTCGAGGCTGTCGCTGCCCCCTCGGCCGGTGCTGGAGAGGGGCGCACCATGTACCTCTTCGCCCTGGCGCGGCTGCGTGCCACCGAGGGGGACCAGGACGCGGCGCTGGCGCTCTTGCGCCAGGCTCTGGAGTCCGACCCGGGCTCCGCCTTCCTGCACACGGCTGCGGCCCAGATCCTGATGCAGCAGAACAAGCCGGAAGAGGCGCTGGCCGAAAGCCAGGCAGCCATAAAGATCGACCCGGCCTCAGTTCAGGCGCAGCTTCTGTCGGGCAACATCCTTATGACCATGCAGCGCGAGAAGGAGGCCATCCCCTACTTCAAGAAAGTGATGGAACTCGACCCGGACAAGGAAGAGGTCTACCTTCACGTCGCCATCTACTACCTGAAGAGCTTCGAGTACGAGCAGGCGGTCGACACCCTGAAGGGGCTGGTCAAGGCGTCGCCGGACTCGGCGCTCGGCTACTATTACCTCGCCAAGACCTACGAGCAGATGCGCCTGCCGCGCGAGGCGCTCGGCTACTACAAGAAGGCCCTCGACCTCAAACCCGACTTCGAGCAGGCCCTGATCGAGATGGGGATCTCCCAGGAGACCCAGGGGCTGATCACCGACGCCATAGAGAGCTACAAGGGGCTTCTCGACATCAACCCTGCCAACGCGAATGTGGTGCAGCACCTGGCGCAGCTCTACATACAGCAGAAGCGGCTTCCCGAAGCGCTCGCCCTGTTGCAGGACAAAGGGGGGAAGACCCTGGAAAACTCCAGGAAGATCGGGTTGTTGCTGCTTGAGCTGGAGCGCTATGACGAGGCGGTGAAGACCTTCCAGGAGATCCTCGACGTGGAGCCTGCGGCGCAGCAGGTCCGCTTTTACCTGGCCACCGCCTATGAGGAAAAGGAGGACGCTGACCAGGCAATCGCAGAGTTCCAGAAGATCCCCAAGGATTCTCCCTACTACCTGGACGCCGCCGGCCACCTGGCCTACCTGTACAAGGAAAAGGGGACCCCGGAGAAGGGTGTCGCCCTTTTGAAGGAAGAGATCAAGGATCAACCGGAAAGGGTCGAGCCCTACCTGCACCTGGCGGGCCTCTACGAAACCATGGAGCGCTACCGGGAAGGGGTGGACACGCTGAAGTCCATGGACGCCAAGCTCCAGAGCGACCCCCGCGTCCTGTTCCGCCTGGGCATCCTCTACGACAAGCTGGGAGAGAAGGAGCAGTCGGTCGCCATGATGAAGCGGGTCATAGCCGCGAACCCCAACGACGCCAACGCGCTCAACTACCTGGGGTACACCTATGCGGAGATGGGGGTGAACCTCGAGGAGGCTCTTTCCTACCTGAAAAAGGCGGTCGAGTTGAAGCCCGACGACGGCTTCATCCTGGACAGCCTCGGCTGGACCTACTTCAAGCTGAAGCGCTACAACGATGCGGTGTCGCAACTTGAGCGGGCCGCGGAGCTCTCCGAAGGAGACGCCACGGTGCTCGGGCATCTGGCCGACGCCTACTGCGCTTCCCGTGCCTACAAAAAGGCGCTGCCGCTGTACCGCAAGCTGCAAAAGCTCGAGCCGGAGCGAAACGCCGAGTTCGCCGAGAAGATCAGGCACTGCCGCCAGGAGAGCGGGGAGAAATGA
- a CDS encoding bifunctional aminoglycoside phosphotransferase/ATP-binding protein, whose translation MVRKLIKSLLEAKAYPEPTAGVRLIETHVSFIFVTDRFVYKVKKPVDYGFLNFTTLDRRRFYCEEEVRLNRRLCPDLYLGVVELRLTPQGASFAGGEEILDYAVKMKRLPEERMLVHLLERGEAGVDEMTRIARKVADFHAQAERGERIDACGSTSAIRGNWDENFRQAAPFAGVTVSASELAEIRSWTERFLEQNGEQFRRRVAQGFIRECDGDLHCGNICLTDQVSIFDCIEFNERFRYIDTAADLSFLLMDLEYAGRPDLSEALLAVYQQATGDREMGELLPFYKANRAFVRGKVTSFLLNDPALPPQELAAKRETARRYFRLARGYTFRDRVKPSLVITCGLMGSGKSTLARELAMELGFLLRRSDLLRKEVAGLPLQPVAEEYRGGIYNAEMDRATYAALLAQAEEALKAGKGVVADATFRRAADRESFRSLAAKLGVPCYTVETSCPEEVTRQRLEARRGDPNEVSDGRWEHFHRQQAEFEAPQPGESISVDSALPLSTGTDLVLRAMGLL comes from the coding sequence ATGGTTCGAAAGCTTATAAAATCGCTACTTGAAGCAAAGGCCTATCCGGAGCCCACGGCCGGGGTGCGCCTGATCGAGACCCACGTCTCGTTCATCTTCGTCACCGACCGCTTCGTATACAAGGTGAAAAAGCCCGTCGATTACGGATTTCTCAATTTCACCACGCTTGACCGCAGGCGCTTCTACTGCGAGGAGGAGGTGCGGCTGAACCGCCGCCTCTGCCCCGACCTCTACCTTGGCGTCGTGGAACTGCGGCTGACCCCACAAGGTGCCTCCTTCGCCGGCGGGGAAGAGATCCTCGACTACGCGGTGAAGATGAAACGGCTACCCGAGGAACGGATGCTGGTGCACCTTTTGGAGCGGGGGGAGGCCGGCGTCGACGAGATGACCCGGATCGCCCGGAAGGTGGCCGACTTCCACGCGCAGGCCGAGCGGGGAGAGCGGATCGACGCCTGCGGCTCGACAAGCGCGATCCGCGGCAACTGGGATGAGAACTTCCGGCAGGCGGCACCCTTCGCGGGGGTGACCGTATCCGCATCCGAGCTTGCTGAGATCCGGAGCTGGACGGAGCGGTTCCTTGAGCAAAACGGGGAGCAGTTCCGCCGGCGGGTGGCGCAGGGGTTCATCAGGGAATGCGACGGCGACCTGCACTGCGGCAACATCTGCCTGACCGACCAGGTCTCCATCTTCGACTGCATCGAGTTCAACGAGCGCTTTCGCTACATAGACACGGCCGCGGACCTCTCCTTCTTGCTGATGGACCTGGAGTACGCGGGGCGGCCGGATCTGTCGGAGGCGCTCTTGGCTGTCTACCAGCAGGCCACGGGGGATCGGGAGATGGGAGAGCTGCTCCCTTTCTACAAGGCCAACCGCGCCTTCGTGCGCGGCAAGGTGACCAGCTTCCTCCTGAACGACCCAGCACTCCCCCCCCAGGAACTCGCCGCGAAGCGGGAGACGGCGCGGCGCTATTTCAGGCTGGCCCGCGGCTACACGTTCAGGGACCGGGTCAAACCCTCCCTGGTGATCACCTGCGGGCTCATGGGAAGCGGCAAGAGTACGCTCGCCCGCGAGCTTGCCATGGAGCTCGGTTTCCTGCTGCGGCGCTCGGACCTGCTGCGCAAGGAAGTGGCCGGCCTTCCCCTGCAGCCGGTGGCCGAAGAGTACCGCGGGGGGATCTACAACGCGGAGATGGACCGCGCCACCTACGCGGCACTTCTCGCCCAGGCGGAAGAGGCGCTCAAGGCGGGCAAAGGCGTGGTGGCGGACGCCACTTTCCGGCGCGCCGCCGACAGGGAAAGCTTCCGTAGTCTCGCCGCGAAGCTGGGAGTCCCCTGCTACACGGTTGAGACCAGCTGCCCCGAGGAGGTAACCAGACAGCGGCTGGAGGCGCGCCGCGGCGACCCGAACGAGGTCTCCGACGGCAGGTGGGAGCACTTTCACCGGCAGCAGGCCGAATTCGAGGCGCCGCAGCCGGGTGAGTCCATCAGCGTCGACTCCGCCCTCCCCCTTTCCACCGGGACCGACCTGGTGCTGCGAGCAATGGGGTTACTGTGA
- a CDS encoding peptide-binding protein, protein MTLSRCLPLLLALMFFAGCSQGAPEEKARAQGGAAARGSSFVTGSIGEPSNLIPILSADSASSDVAGLVYNGLVRYDKNLKLEGDLAQSWEVSPDGLGITFHLRRGVKWHDGHEFTSRDVLYTYRVTIDPKTPTAYAEDFKQVQTAQAVDPYTFKVRYAKPFAPALASWGMPVLPAHLLEGKDITKSPLSRKPVGTGPYIFKEWVPGQRLVLEANPHYYEGAPHLSPYVYRIIPDNSTMYMELKAGGIDMMGLSPVQYQRQTGSREFLARFNKYRYPASAYTYLGYNLRLPMFQDVRVRRALTCAINKEEIIQGVLLGMGQVAHGPYKPGTWAWKPKVDADPGYDPARASALLKEAGYVMGQDGILVKDGKPLSFTIMTNQGNDQRLKCAQIIQRRLKRVGIDVKIRVMEWASFLTNFIDKGRFEAVLLGWTISQDPDLYDVWHSSKTGPKELNFIGYKNTELDRLIIEGRGTFDLAKRRDCYYRIQEILAQDQPYTFLYVPDALPVVSSRIKGIEPAPAGISYNLIKWYVEQ, encoded by the coding sequence ATGACCCTTTCCCGCTGTCTCCCCCTCCTTCTTGCCCTCATGTTTTTTGCCGGCTGCTCCCAGGGTGCGCCCGAGGAAAAGGCGCGCGCGCAAGGGGGGGCGGCCGCTCGAGGCAGCTCCTTTGTCACAGGGAGCATCGGCGAGCCCTCGAACCTGATACCGATTCTCTCCGCCGATTCCGCCTCAAGCGACGTGGCGGGCCTGGTCTACAACGGGCTGGTGCGCTACGACAAGAACCTGAAGCTGGAAGGGGACCTGGCCCAGTCGTGGGAGGTTTCCCCGGACGGCCTCGGCATCACCTTCCACCTGCGCCGCGGCGTCAAGTGGCACGACGGCCACGAATTCACCTCCCGTGACGTCCTCTATACCTACCGGGTCACCATCGATCCCAAGACGCCGACCGCTTATGCGGAGGACTTCAAGCAGGTGCAGACCGCGCAGGCGGTCGACCCCTACACCTTCAAGGTGCGCTACGCGAAGCCCTTCGCCCCGGCCCTGGCCTCCTGGGGGATGCCGGTGCTCCCGGCGCACCTTCTGGAAGGAAAGGACATCACTAAGAGCCCGCTCTCGAGGAAACCGGTCGGAACCGGCCCCTACATCTTCAAGGAATGGGTCCCGGGGCAGAGGCTGGTCCTGGAAGCAAACCCTCACTACTACGAGGGGGCTCCGCACCTCTCCCCCTACGTCTACCGGATCATCCCGGACAACTCCACCATGTACATGGAGCTCAAGGCGGGCGGCATCGACATGATGGGGCTCTCCCCGGTGCAGTACCAGCGCCAGACCGGGAGCCGGGAATTCCTGGCCCGTTTCAACAAGTACCGCTACCCGGCCTCCGCTTACACCTATCTCGGGTACAACCTGAGGCTCCCCATGTTCCAGGACGTCAGGGTGCGCCGCGCGCTCACCTGCGCCATCAACAAGGAGGAGATCATCCAGGGGGTCCTGCTCGGCATGGGGCAGGTGGCGCACGGCCCCTACAAGCCTGGGACCTGGGCCTGGAAGCCGAAGGTCGACGCAGACCCGGGGTACGACCCGGCGCGCGCCTCGGCTCTTTTGAAGGAAGCCGGGTACGTGATGGGGCAAGACGGCATCCTGGTGAAGGACGGCAAGCCTTTGAGCTTCACCATCATGACCAACCAGGGTAACGACCAGAGGCTCAAGTGCGCACAGATCATCCAGCGGCGCCTGAAGCGGGTCGGCATCGACGTGAAGATCCGGGTCATGGAATGGGCCTCCTTCCTCACCAACTTCATCGACAAGGGAAGGTTCGAAGCGGTTCTGCTCGGCTGGACCATCTCTCAGGACCCCGACCTCTACGACGTATGGCATTCGTCGAAGACCGGCCCCAAGGAGCTCAACTTCATCGGCTACAAGAACACCGAGCTGGACCGGCTGATCATCGAGGGGCGCGGCACCTTCGACCTGGCGAAGCGGCGCGACTGCTACTACCGCATACAGGAGATACTGGCCCAGGACCAGCCCTACACCTTCCTGTACGTTCCGGACGCGCTGCCGGTGGTCTCCTCAAGGATCAAGGGGATTGAGCCTGCGCCTGCCGGGATCAGCTACAACCTGATCAAGTGGTACGTAGAGCAATGA